TCGGCGATGTCCGCATCGCTCAGCGTAAGGGTGCCGTGCACTGTGACGAACGGCACCGTTGACAGGTTGTGGACGATAGGGCCATTGGTGCCGCGCGGCGCCCTGTGGATGTGAGCGGCCGTCACCTGGCCCTGGTCGATGCCGTTTACGGTGGCCTGGAACTGCAACGTCTTCGCGACGTCATCGAAGACGAATCGGACGCGCACGGACCCCGGCCCCGTTACGGGCGGGACCTCCTCTGCGCCGGTCGCCACACCTTCGATGGTGAACTGCGCTGCCTGCGCCGTCCCGTCTCTCAGCGCCAGGCCGGCTACTCCAACCACTACCGCCGCGGCAAACAGCGCCGCCAAGAGTCTCTTCACGCCGAAGTCTCCTTTCACTCGTCCCGCTCCCGCGGGGGTCAGGCTGCAACGCTACGAGAAGGTTACCGAGGCTTCCTTAGAGGAATACGTTGCAGGTTGGCACTTCGGCTTTCGAAGGCATTACAGCAGCATCAAAGTGTGCGCCGAGGAGTGGCCGGGCGGCCGACAGAGATGCCAGCATCCGGCTGTCTCTGGCAATGCGCTCAGATCTTTGCCGTGCGAGCGGAGTAGATATCGGGTATGCGCGCGATCTCGTCCAGGAGCTCCGGGGTCAGCTCGTCGTCGAGGCCCAGGACCATGAGCGCCCGCCCGCGCACCTTTTCCCGGCCGACGCGCATGAAGCTGATGTTCACGTCCTTCTGGCCGAGGAAGGTGCCGATGCGGCCGATCATGCCCGGGCGGTCCAGGTTCTCGCAGAGGAGCAGATAGCCCTCCCCGGGGGACACGTCCACCCAGAAGTCGTTGATCTCGACGATGTGCGGGCCGTCGTGGGCGACTGTGCTGGACACGGTCGTCTTGCCGGTGCTCGTCCTCAGGTGGACGCGGATCAGGTTCGCGTAGATGCCCTCGTAGTGCCCCTTGTGCTCGATGATGCGGAGGCCGCGCTGCTCCGCGATCATGCTCGCGTTCACGAGCGTGACATTCTCCTCGCTCACGGGGGCCAGGAGGCCACGGATCACGGCTGCTTTCAGAGGGGTGGTGTCGTAGTCCGCCAGCTCGCCCAGGTACTCGACTTCGACGCTGGCCAGCTGACCTGTCGAGAGCTGGGTGGCCAGGGAGGCCGCCTGGGTGGCCGCCTGGAGGAAGGGCGCTATCACCTGGTAGGCCTCGGCGGCGATGAACGGGGCGTTCACGGCGTACATCGCCGGTTCGCCGTTCAGGACGGCGAGCACCTGCTTCGCCACATCTACCGCCACGCGTTCCTGGGCCTCGGCGGCGGAGGCGCCAAGGTGCGGCGTGACGATGATCCGTGGGTGGCGGAGGTAGGGGGCGTCCGCCGGCGGAGGCTCCGGCTCGAACGAGTCCAGCGCCGCGCCCGCGACCTTGCCGCTCTCCAGGGCGCGAAGGAGGGCCTCCTGCGACATCAACTCCCCGCGCGCGGCATTGATGATGCGGACGCCGGCCTTCATCCGCGCGAACTCGGCGTCATCGATCATGTGGTAGTTGGAGGCCAGGCCAGGGGCGTGGAGGCTGATGAAGTCGCTCTGCTCCAGTACCTCCTCCTTGGTGGCTATCTCGACGCCCAGAGTGTGAAACCGCTCGACCGGTAGGGGCGGGTCGTAGGCGATCACGCGCATTTCCAGCGCCTTCGCGCGCCGCGCGACTTCCGAGCCGATGCGGCCGAGGCCGAAGATGCCAAGGGTCTTACCCCGCAGCTCGACACCCACGAACTTCGAGGGCTCCCAGCGCCCCTCGCGCAGGGCCTGATGGGCATCCGGTATGTGGCGGGCAAGGGCGAGCATGAGGCCGATGGTGTGCTCGGCGGTAGCGACTGTTATCGCTTCGGGCGCGTTCGCGACCACGACACCGTGGCGGGTTGCGGCCTCGACGTCGATGTTGTCGACGCCGACGCCCGCGCGGCCGATGACCTTCAGGTTGACCCCGGCCGCGATGACGTCTGCGGTAACCTTAGTCGCGCTGCGCACAACGAGGGCGTCGTAGGCGCCGATGCGGTCGAGTAGCTCCTGCGGCGAAAGCCCGGTCTGCACGTCCACGTCCGCGTGCTCCCGGAGGATCGCGAGTCCATCCTCCGCGATGCGGTCCGAGACGAGGATGCGGAACATGGTCAGTCGGTCAGGCGGGCGCGGCGGCGGGTTTCTTGTAACCGAGCCTCTGAAGCGCGTCTCCGAGCGCCACCACGGCCATCTTGATGTCAGCTTTGTCCACCAGCCCGAGATGGCCGATGCGGACGATTTTGCCGGCAAGCTTCCCCTGGCCGCCGGCCAGTACCGTCTCGTACTCCTTGTTCAGGAGCGAGAGTAGCTCGGCGGCGTTGACGCCTTCCGGCACGACGACGCTGGTGACGGTGTTAGAGGCGTTCGGCCCTTCGCAGAGGAGGCGCAGGCCCAGCGCCTTCACTTCGCTCCGCGTGAACTCCCCTATGGCCGCATGGCGGGACGTGATCGACTCCAGGCCCTCCTTCATCATCATGTCCAGCGCGAGGTCGAGGGCGAAGTAAAGCGAAACGGCCGGCGTCCAGGGAGTCTGGCCGCGCTCGGCGAAGGACTTCGCCTTGCCGATGTCGAAGTAGTACCTGGGCATAGTCGAGCGCTCGTAGGCCTTCCAGGCGCGCTCGCTCAGGGTGATGAAGGCAAGCCCCGGCGGGATCATGAAGCCCTTCTGGGAGGCGGTGACCGCAACGTCCACCGTCCAGGCATCCGTGGCAAAGGGGACGCAGCCCAGCGAGCTGATTGCGTCCACGATGATGAGGATCTCCGGCCGGACGCCCCTTACGGCCTTGGCGATGGCGCCGATGTCGTTCGTGACGCCCGTCGACGTCTCGTTGTGGGTGAGGAGCACGGCGACGTAAGAGGCGTCGGCGGCGAGCGCGTCGGCCACAGCCCGCGGGTCGGCGGGAGTCCCGGGCTCGAAGCTGAGCTTCGTCGGCTGCACGCCGTACGCCTCGCAGATCTCGACGAACCGCTCGCCGAACTCGCCGATCGAGACGACGAGCACGCGGTCGCCCGGCGAGAGCACGTTGACGACGGCCGCCTCCATGGCGCCAGTGCCGGAGGTCGTGAGTACGTAGACCTCGTTCTCGGTGCGGAAGAAGGTCTTCAGCCGCGCCATGATCCGCTTCTGCATCTCCGCGAACTCCGGTCCGCGGTGATTGATCATCTGCTTCGACATCTCCTCGAGGGTGTCGGGCGGACAGGGCGTAGGGCCTGGGATACGCAGGTTAGGTGGCACTGTAGTCTCCTCAGAAGTTGTGAAAATCGTAACGGTCTATGGGGGCCCGGTCAACCTAATCGTACCCCTGATAGCCGCGGCGCCCTGAGCAACCTGGCTCGCTCCTGGGGACCGCGGCGGATGGCGCAGAGTACGATGGAGCAATGACAGCGACCGACGGGCCCGGATACCTCACCTGGGGTCATGCTGCCGCGCGACTACTACGCACGGCGCGTCTGGAGGCATCGCGCTCTGGCCACTCGGACGTCCTGCCGGCCCACCTCCTTCTCGCGGCCCTGGACCAGCCTGAGTTACACCAAGCCCTGAGGGTCCTGGGCGCGGCGCCCGATGTCTACGGCATTCGCGCCCGCCTCGCCGCTGCTTCGCTCCGGCCGAGTGAGTTCAGCGAAGCCTTGCCGCTCTCGCCATCCGCGGCCGAGGCGCTCGAGTCAGCGCGGGAGCACCGCGAAGGCGAGGCCTTCGAGCTGCTCTTCCTCCTCGTCCTGAAGGCGACGCTGGAGGACGAAGCCTGCCGCGTCCTGCTGCACCGGGCCGGTACGGACCCGGAAGCGCTTGCCCTGCTGCTGGCGCGCGTCGACTAGTCAGCCTCTCAGCCCACGACACAGCCCCGGCCCCGGGACTGATAGAATCGCTGCGGCGTTATGGTGACTGGACTCCGCGCCCTGCCCTCGGTCGACCGCGTGCTCTCGCACCCTGCGGCCGTGCGGGCCGCGCAGGAGCTGAGCAGGGCTGTCGTCGCCGATGCGGCCAGAGAGGAGCTGAGCTACCGGCGCGCCGCCGTAGCCACCGGTGCGCCGGCGCCCACCCTGGACGAGGTGGTAAGCGCTGCCCTCCGCCGGGCTTACGCCGCCCTGAAGCCTTCCCTCCGCCCCGTAATCAACGCGACCGGCGTCATCATCCACACCAATCTCGGGCGAGCGCCGCTGTCCGATGCCGCCATCGCCGCCATGGAGGCCGTGAGCCGCGGTTACAGCAACCTCGAGTTCGACCTCGACGCCGGGATGCGCGGCAGCCGTCACGAGCACGTCGAGTCGCTGCTAAGGCGCGCCACCGGGGCAGAGGCGGCCATGGCAGTCAACAACAACGCCGCTGCCCTCTTGCTTGTCCTTGCGGCCTTCGCGAGCGGCCGCGAGGTCATCATTTCGCGGGGCCAGCTGGTCGAGATCGGGGGCGGTTTCCGCATACCGGATGTCATGGCCCAGAGCGGCGCCAGGCTGGTCGAGGTCGGGACCACCAACCGGACCTATCTGCGCGACTACGCCGCCGCTGTCACCGACCAGACCGCGGCCCTCATGCGCGTCCACGCCTCCAACTTCAAGGTCGTCGGGTTCACGGCCGGCGCGACAATCCGCGAGCTCGCCTCGCTGGCCCGCGAACGCGGCCTGCTGCTGATCGATGACCTGGGCAGCGGTTGTCTCCTGGACACGACTCGATATGGCCTGGCCCCGGAACCGACGCCGCAACAGAGCCTGCAGGCCGGCGCTGACCTGGTGCTTTTCTCGGGCGACAAGCTCCTCGGCGGGCCCCAGGCCGGCATTGTCCTCGGCCGCGCGGCCCTGATCGCGGCCCTGAAGCGGCACCCTCTCGCCCGGGCGGTGCGCATGGACAAGGCGAGCATCGCCGCTCTCAACGCCACCCTCCTGCACTACGTCACGGGTGATGCCGTCACGCAGGTCCCGGTCTGGCGCATGATCGCGACCCCCGAAGCGGCCCTCCTCCGGCGCGCCAGGCGCCTGGCCGCGGCGGTCGGGCACGGCGCGAGGGTAGTCCCGGGACGGTCGATGGTGGGTGGCGGGAGCTTGCCGGAGGAGAGCCTGCCGACGCACCTCGTAGCCCTGCCGCCCCAGCCCGGCTTTGGGCTGGAGGAGATGGCGCTGAGGTTGCGCAGCGGCGAACCTGCCGTCGTCGGCCGGATCGACGAGGGCCATCTCCTCCTCGACCCGCGCACGGTCGACCCGCGGGACGACTCCCGGCTGAGATCAGCGCTCCAGCACGCCCTTGCCTGACAGGAGCGCCTACCTCCGAGCACTGGCGCCCTCGCCGTTCTGGGCGGTGGTCCTGGCCGCGCTCGCCGCACGCCTGGCCTGGATCGCCCTCGTCCACCCGCGCGTCGACCTGGTGGACGACGCCGGCTTCTACGACTTCTTCGCCGTTGCCATCGCCGAAGGGCGGGGCTATGTGCGCCCGGAGGGCGTGCCCACGGCCTTCTGGCCAGTCGGCTATCCCGCGACCCTCGCCGCGGTCTACTCGCTCCTCGGCCACAGCCTCCTTGCCGCCAAGCTGCTCAATGTCGTCCTCGGCGCCGCTACGGCCGGACTGGTGTACCTCCTGGCCCGGCGCTGGTTCGGAGTGAAACAGTCGGCATTGGCCGGCATGGTCTACGCCTTCTTCCCGGGCGCCATCGGCTTCACGAGCCTGACAATGTCGGAGACGCTCTTCACCTTCCTCTTCATCGCTGCCTTGTACGTCGCGGCGCGGGCTTCGGAGGAGGAAGGCCACGAACTCCTGTGGGCCGCGGCCTTCGCCGTGATTGCAGCGGCGGCCGCGTACGTGCGCGGGCAGGCTCTGGCCCTGCCCTTCTTCGCGGCGGCGTGGCTCCTCATCGCCGGATGGGCATGGCAGCGCGCCGTGGCCTTCCTGGCGGTCTCTTTCGCTGTCGTGGTCGGGCTCTCCATCCCCTGGATGGTCCGCAACACGATCGCGTTCGGGGAGCCAACTTTCATGTCGACGAACGCCGGCATCAACCTCTGGCTCGGGCACCACCCGGGCGCGGACGGCGGCTTCGACTACCACCACCAGCTCGGCTTCACGGCCCAGTTCAATCACCTGCCACGGGTCGAGCAGGAGCCCGCCTGGAACCGCGAGGGCTTCCGCCAGGCCGTGCGCTACGCGCTGACGCACCCTCTTGCCGAGCTGCGGCTGAGCGCGCAGAAGGTGGCGAAGCTCTACATGCACGACCACGACGCCATCGCCTGGAACGAACAGAACGGCAACTCCCCCATCTTCACCGAGCCACGCCGCACACGCCTCGCGGCGCTTTTCGACGCCTACTACTATGCCGCTGGCCTCGCTACCCTCGCCGGATTGGGGATCGGCCTGCGGCAGCGGCGGGCCTGGGTCGGGCCGGTGGCCTCGGCCTTCGTGCTCTGGACGCTGGTGCACGTCGCCTTCTTCGCCGAACCGCGCCTGCATGCGCCACTGCTGCCGCTCTTCGCGATCTCCTCGTCGGCCGCTCTCGTCGAGGTCGTGAGGCCTCTCGCCGGCGCCTTCCGGCGGCCATCACTCCCCTCCGCGCCGCCCGAGTCGACGCCAACACGGGTTTGACAGGACACGGGGGCGGCATATCATGGGAACGAGACCGGGAGTTCCCGGGACGAGGTGTCTCCCTTGCAGATCGACTGGTCCAAGGCAATCGAGGACATTCTGGCGGAGCAGATACACTGCCCCCGCTGCGGTGTCCTGACGCCGCAGCTTGTCGGCGGTTACTCGCGCGCTCCCTGGGCGGCCGAGTACGCGCCGCGCTGCGCGAACTGCACGCACAAGGAGGACTGCGAGTCCCGCAAGCTGGTCTTTCTCTGTGAGGCCTGCGCCTCGGAGCTCCGCCTCCGTGCCCGGCCCGTGGACCAGGCCGGCATGATGACCCTCCTGATGAACGACTGCCGCAAGGACCTGGAGGAGTGCCTCGACTACCTCGCGGAATACTGGCAGGAAGATCTCGACCTCGACCCCGAGGAGGCCGAAGCCCGGCTCGAAGAAGTGGCGCCGGACGTCTTCGAGGAGGAGGCGAACTGGCGGGCGCGGCTCGAAGAGGAGTACCTCTCGTACCACCGCTGGTTCCGAGAGCACAAGATCCGCATCCCGGACCCCGAGTGGCGGGCCACGTACGTCGAGGAGATCATCAGCCTCGGCTACACGACAGCCCTCGGTGACTGAGGGGCGCCCCGAACTGCCCTTCGCACGGAGGGCCCCTTCTCCGCACGATGAGATTCCTTAGCGACCTCAACTCCGGCCGCCTCCTTGCCGCCGGGCTCGGGTTGGCGCTGGTCGCGATGGTTGCCGTCGCCGCCGGCTATCTCACGCGCGAGCAGGAGCGGCATTCGCTCGAGGTCGCGGCGCCGCCCGCCGGCGTCGAATACGTCCGCGGCGTGGTCCAGTCCGTGACCGCGGACTCGATCACCCTGCTTACGGACGCCGGGCCGGCGACCGTGCGGCTCACGCCGGCCACCCGCCGGGAGGCTGTCGAGACGATAGGCCTATCGCAGGTCAGGCCCGGTGACTGGGTCAATGCCGGCGGCGTGGGACATGCCCAGACGATCTACGTCCTGACAGCGCTGGTGGTAATCCCGGCGGAGAACGTGGAGGGACGGTGAGCAGGGGTCTGGTGGCCTGGATCGCGATGGCCGCGCTGGTCGCAGCCCTGGGAGTGCTCGCCGGTCGCGCCCTGCGCGGCTCCGGAGGCGGCACATTCGACTTCGACGCGACGGCCCCGGCCTACTCCGCCGCCGACCTGCCCATGGCGCGCAGTCGCGGCGGGTTCACCGGCTTCGGCGAGACCGGCGGCCTGGACGGCTCCGTGCTCGTCTCCGGGCGGGTCTCAGCGGCCGGGCCGGACTCCATCACGCTCGAGACCTCCACCGGCCGGAACGTCATCCGGCTCAGCGGCGAGCAGAAGCTCCGTATCCTGCGGCCGCACCAGGGCTCGATTGCCCCGGGCACAACCGTCGCCGTCCTCAAAAAGCCTGGGACGGATGAGGCCCAGGCTGTGCTCCTGTTGCTGAACCCCTGACGCCAACCTCGGCTCAGCCTCATGCCGACGGAAAGCCGCCGCGCGGCTCCTTTCGGCCCGCAACGCGGCTGCGTCGGCCTTAGCGTGTCAGGCGCAGGAACCGGGTCATGGGGAGGCGCAGGAAGTAATAGACAAGCGCGAGGATGCCGGCGGAGAAGGCGAGCGCGATCACGGCGAAGGAGACGCCGACCGTGTCCCACCGGGTCGCGAGGTCGAAGGGCGGGACCACCCGGGCGCCGTCCGCGGTGACGTTGAGGAAGGAGAGCATGGTGGCGGAGATGCGCAGTCCAGCGACGGTGCCAACGACGAGGCCAACCACCGCGACCACGAGGTACTCGAGCGAGACCATGCTGAAGATCTGGCGGGTGGAGAAGCCCATGGCCCGCATTACCGCGACTTCGACGGTGCGGGCCTGGCCCCCCGTGTAGAGCGTCAGGCCGAAGCCCAACGCCAGGATGCCGAAGGCGGCTATGACCGCAAGGAGCAGGATGCCGGTGCCGCCGGCGCGCACTACCGGGTCGGAGCGCACGCGGCCAAGCACCTCCTGGACGTCGAGGATCTGGCCCGCAAGTATGTTGTGCCGCCGCTCGAGCTCTGCCTTGGCCTGCGCGCGAGCTTCGGGGTCAGAGGGAAGGCGGAACCAGACCTCGTTCGGGGCGCGGCCGCTGGTGAGGTTCGCGAGGCCGTTGAAGTAGTAGAGGTGGTCCTGGTTCAGGAGAAGATAGCCGTCCGCGGAGTCGTACATCGTGGGGAAGAGGTCTGTCGTGCCGGTGATGCGGACAGGCATGATGAGGGAGCCAACGCCGATCTCGAACTCGCTTCCCACTCTGGCGCCGCTTCGCCGCAGGAAGCCAGGGCTGGCGATTGCCGGCAGCGGGATGTTGGGGTCGCCGGGGTAGATTGCCCGGAAGGGGATGCTCGTGCCCGTCCTGAAGGAGTATTGCAGCGCACCGGAGCCGCGGCGCGCTCCCTGGGAGACCTGCGCGAGGGCATCGCGGTTACGGCCCTGGACTCGCAGGGCGTCCCAGCGCAGGGCGCCCTCGAAATCATCGAGGATAGACTCCTGGCCGGTCGCGTCGATTACGGTGAGGTCGTCGATCAAGAGGTTGCCGCGCCCCGCGTCCGTTACACCCGAGGGCTGGGTCATCACGAGGCCCGCTATCGAGACGGGATACTGAGGCCGCTCCAGGCTGGTGACGATCTGCGCCGTCAGCTTGCGATAGCCGGTGAAGTCGAGCACCCCAAACTCGTGCAGGCGGAAAGTCCCCGCGGAGTCCAGCGTCCTCAGCCATAGCGTCGTGGTCGGGCGTTCCAGAGTCGGGTTCGCCCACAGGGAGACGGCGACGGGGTCGTTCGGCAGGGCAAGGCCCATCCCGCCGGTGGTTGAGCCCTGGATGTGCAGGAGCAGGTCTCGAATGCCCTCGGCCGCGAAGTCTTCCCGGAAGTACAGGAGTTCCGGCGCCGCCTGGGTGTCCAGGGCGAGCACCGGGACGGCCGAACCAAGGGCGCCTCCGCCGAGAGAGCTGCGGAAGGCCGTCGCGGGCTGCTCGACGCCGGGGACCTGGGACAACGCGGCCTCGATCTCGTTCGGCGAGGAGCCGTTCAGACGCCCGAGGCTCCCTGTCCGCGCGTCCACGCCCGCCTCGTACAGCGCGCGGTCTATCTGGCTGCGGTCCGTGGTCTCGCCGTAGGTGGCCGCGAATGTGCCCACCGCGGCCGCCATGACCACGAGCAGCGCGAGCTGGCTGTAACGCGAAGGACTGCGGGTCACCTGCCAGAGGCCCAGCGTCACGCCCGGGCCCGAGGTCAGAGCGATGAACCGGCCAGCGAGGCCGAGAGCGAGCGGCAACAGCCGGAACATCAGGGCCCCGATCGCCAGGATCAGGAGCACGGGCGAGGCCAGCAGCAACGGGTCCGCCGACCAGCCCCCGACGCTACGGGGGTCATACACGCTGCCTCGCTGGTTCAGCTCCCACAGGGCGAAGGCGGCAAGGCCGGCCGCCAGGAAGTCGAGATAGTACCTCTGCACGAAGGGCTTCTGCGGGCGCGCGGCGCCGCGGAGGTAGTCCAGCATGCTCCGGCGCGTCGCCGCGAAGGTCGGCAGGAGCACGGCCACTACGGCCATGACCGCACCTCCCGCGGCCAGCAAGAAGGCCTCCGGTACCAGGACGAAGTCCAGATAGTCGCCGCCGGACACCGCCTTGAAGGTGGCGGTCTTGCCCAGGAGAGAAACCGCGCCCGCGGCCAGGAAGGGCGCGGCCAGCGCCGCGGCCGTCGCCAGGACGCCCGCCTCGATGGCCGACGTCGCCATGATCTGCCAGACGCTGGCGCCGCGGGAGCGCAGCATCGCGATCTCCTCCGAGCGCCGCTCCACAAGCAACGACGCGACGAGCACGACGTAGTACAGCGCAATCCCTACGACCTGCAGCAGCAGGAGCAGCAGTGACACCTGGTTGAAGCTGGCGCGCCTGTTGAAGCCCTCGAGCGCGCTCAGCATCGCCAGGTCCGCGATCAGCCCCTTACCTGTCGCCTCCTCCTTCAGGGCCGACAACTCGGTCCGGGCGCGGTCCAGGTTGGACGAATTCAGGCTCTCGATGTCCGCAAAGCTCGTAACCCGGAACTCGTGCCGGATCCCGGGGAAGACCT
This DNA window, taken from Dehalococcoidia bacterium, encodes the following:
- a CDS encoding alanine--glyoxylate aminotransferase family protein: MPPNLRIPGPTPCPPDTLEEMSKQMINHRGPEFAEMQKRIMARLKTFFRTENEVYVLTTSGTGAMEAAVVNVLSPGDRVLVVSIGEFGERFVEICEAYGVQPTKLSFEPGTPADPRAVADALAADASYVAVLLTHNETSTGVTNDIGAIAKAVRGVRPEILIIVDAISSLGCVPFATDAWTVDVAVTASQKGFMIPPGLAFITLSERAWKAYERSTMPRYYFDIGKAKSFAERGQTPWTPAVSLYFALDLALDMMMKEGLESITSRHAAIGEFTRSEVKALGLRLLCEGPNASNTVTSVVVPEGVNAAELLSLLNKEYETVLAGGQGKLAGKIVRIGHLGLVDKADIKMAVVALGDALQRLGYKKPAAAPA
- a CDS encoding glycosyltransferase family 39 protein, producing MPDRSAYLRALAPSPFWAVVLAALAARLAWIALVHPRVDLVDDAGFYDFFAVAIAEGRGYVRPEGVPTAFWPVGYPATLAAVYSLLGHSLLAAKLLNVVLGAATAGLVYLLARRWFGVKQSALAGMVYAFFPGAIGFTSLTMSETLFTFLFIAALYVAARASEEEGHELLWAAAFAVIAAAAAYVRGQALALPFFAAAWLLIAGWAWQRAVAFLAVSFAVVVGLSIPWMVRNTIAFGEPTFMSTNAGINLWLGHHPGADGGFDYHHQLGFTAQFNHLPRVEQEPAWNREGFRQAVRYALTHPLAELRLSAQKVAKLYMHDHDAIAWNEQNGNSPIFTEPRRTRLAALFDAYYYAAGLATLAGLGIGLRQRRAWVGPVASAFVLWTLVHVAFFAEPRLHAPLLPLFAISSSAALVEVVRPLAGAFRRPSLPSAPPESTPTRV
- the selA gene encoding L-seryl-tRNA(Sec) selenium transferase, which translates into the protein MVTGLRALPSVDRVLSHPAAVRAAQELSRAVVADAAREELSYRRAAVATGAPAPTLDEVVSAALRRAYAALKPSLRPVINATGVIIHTNLGRAPLSDAAIAAMEAVSRGYSNLEFDLDAGMRGSRHEHVESLLRRATGAEAAMAVNNNAAALLLVLAAFASGREVIISRGQLVEIGGGFRIPDVMAQSGARLVEVGTTNRTYLRDYAAAVTDQTAALMRVHASNFKVVGFTAGATIRELASLARERGLLLIDDLGSGCLLDTTRYGLAPEPTPQQSLQAGADLVLFSGDKLLGGPQAGIVLGRAALIAALKRHPLARAVRMDKASIAALNATLLHYVTGDAVTQVPVWRMIATPEAALLRRARRLAAAVGHGARVVPGRSMVGGGSLPEESLPTHLVALPPQPGFGLEEMALRLRSGEPAVVGRIDEGHLLLDPRTVDPRDDSRLRSALQHALA
- a CDS encoding CHRD domain-containing protein codes for the protein MKRLLAALFAAAVVVGVAGLALRDGTAQAAQFTIEGVATGAEEVPPVTGPGSVRVRFVFDDVAKTLQFQATVNGIDQGQVTAAHIHRAPRGTNGPIVHNLSTVPFVTVHGTLTLSDADIADLRAGNFYFNAHSRDNPGGFARFQLTLPAAAQPAATPSALPRTGSGGMLDEAGFGWLPFAVLTLLGVSGLGALALAARRS
- a CDS encoding FtsX-like permease family protein — translated: MRGFAGIGPLVWERLVANWRMLAVLAFGMVTAAALLAVSPIYTRVMNDLGLDFALKEHLRSSSRNSLVSFGTPLGSEESAERARQALKLLADRAGWFTGSEVRYAALPDLPLAREGEPVPTGQFRTLLTLQTSSGLDDHVSFTAGRAPRGVGEEGRIEVALPSEAAAFLGVGPGDTLVAAHSFDDCNRPPPTDDPEELRERARFRCIPQVFVTLQARLLVTGVFDPRDANDPYWAAGRLVFSRPAATETQGAIVPVVLGEEGFFKELPKVFPGIRHEFRVTSFADIESLNSSNLDRARTELSALKEEATGKGLIADLAMLSALEGFNRRASFNQVSLLLLLLQVVGIALYYVVLVASLLVERRSEEIAMLRSRGASVWQIMATSAIEAGVLATAAALAAPFLAAGAVSLLGKTATFKAVSGGDYLDFVLVPEAFLLAAGGAVMAVVAVLLPTFAATRRSMLDYLRGAARPQKPFVQRYYLDFLAAGLAAFALWELNQRGSVYDPRSVGGWSADPLLLASPVLLILAIGALMFRLLPLALGLAGRFIALTSGPGVTLGLWQVTRSPSRYSQLALLVVMAAAVGTFAATYGETTDRSQIDRALYEAGVDARTGSLGRLNGSSPNEIEAALSQVPGVEQPATAFRSSLGGGALGSAVPVLALDTQAAPELLYFREDFAAEGIRDLLLHIQGSTTGGMGLALPNDPVAVSLWANPTLERPTTTLWLRTLDSAGTFRLHEFGVLDFTGYRKLTAQIVTSLERPQYPVSIAGLVMTQPSGVTDAGRGNLLIDDLTVIDATGQESILDDFEGALRWDALRVQGRNRDALAQVSQGARRGSGALQYSFRTGTSIPFRAIYPGDPNIPLPAIASPGFLRRSGARVGSEFEIGVGSLIMPVRITGTTDLFPTMYDSADGYLLLNQDHLYYFNGLANLTSGRAPNEVWFRLPSDPEARAQAKAELERRHNILAGQILDVQEVLGRVRSDPVVRAGGTGILLLAVIAAFGILALGFGLTLYTGGQARTVEVAVMRAMGFSTRQIFSMVSLEYLVVAVVGLVVGTVAGLRISATMLSFLNVTADGARVVPPFDLATRWDTVGVSFAVIALAFSAGILALVYYFLRLPMTRFLRLTR
- the serA gene encoding phosphoglycerate dehydrogenase, which translates into the protein MFRILVSDRIAEDGLAILREHADVDVQTGLSPQELLDRIGAYDALVVRSATKVTADVIAAGVNLKVIGRAGVGVDNIDVEAATRHGVVVANAPEAITVATAEHTIGLMLALARHIPDAHQALREGRWEPSKFVGVELRGKTLGIFGLGRIGSEVARRAKALEMRVIAYDPPLPVERFHTLGVEIATKEEVLEQSDFISLHAPGLASNYHMIDDAEFARMKAGVRIINAARGELMSQEALLRALESGKVAGAALDSFEPEPPPADAPYLRHPRIIVTPHLGASAAEAQERVAVDVAKQVLAVLNGEPAMYAVNAPFIAAEAYQVIAPFLQAATQAASLATQLSTGQLASVEVEYLGELADYDTTPLKAAVIRGLLAPVSEENVTLVNASMIAEQRGLRIIEHKGHYEGIYANLIRVHLRTSTGKTTVSSTVAHDGPHIVEINDFWVDVSPGEGYLLLCENLDRPGMIGRIGTFLGQKDVNISFMRVGREKVRGRALMVLGLDDELTPELLDEIARIPDIYSARTAKI
- a CDS encoding Clp protease N-terminal domain-containing protein → MTATDGPGYLTWGHAAARLLRTARLEASRSGHSDVLPAHLLLAALDQPELHQALRVLGAAPDVYGIRARLAAASLRPSEFSEALPLSPSAAEALESAREHREGEAFELLFLLVLKATLEDEACRVLLHRAGTDPEALALLLARVD